One Janthinobacterium sp. TB1-E2 genomic region harbors:
- the ompR gene encoding two-component system response regulator OmpR, which translates to MVVDDDVRLRDLLRRYLTEQGFNVFTAESATAMNKLWLRERYDLLVLDLMLPGEDGLSICRRLRGAGDQTPIIMLTAKGEDVDRIVGLEMGADDYLPKPFNPRELVARIGAVLRRKGPDEIPGAPSETPQTFEFGDFVLDLGTRTLKKNGETVPLTTGEFSVLKVFARHARQPLSREKLMELARGREYEVFDRSLDVQISRLRKLIEPDPSSPLFIQTVWGLGYVFIPDGQPR; encoded by the coding sequence ATGGTGGTCGACGACGATGTGCGCCTGCGCGACCTGCTGCGGCGCTACCTGACCGAACAGGGCTTCAATGTCTTCACGGCAGAGAGCGCGACGGCCATGAACAAGCTGTGGCTGCGCGAACGCTACGACTTGCTGGTGCTCGACCTGATGCTGCCCGGTGAAGATGGCCTGTCGATCTGCCGCCGCCTGCGCGGCGCGGGCGACCAGACGCCGATCATCATGCTGACGGCCAAGGGCGAGGACGTGGACCGCATCGTGGGCCTGGAAATGGGTGCCGACGACTATCTGCCGAAACCATTCAATCCGCGCGAACTGGTGGCCCGCATTGGCGCCGTGCTGCGCCGCAAGGGTCCCGATGAAATCCCGGGCGCGCCGTCGGAAACGCCGCAAACCTTCGAGTTCGGCGACTTCGTGCTGGACCTGGGCACGCGTACCCTGAAAAAGAATGGCGAAACGGTGCCGCTGACGACCGGTGAATTTTCCGTGCTGAAAGTGTTTGCCCGCCATGCGCGCCAACCGCTGTCGCGCGAAAAACTGATGGAACTGGCGCGCGGCCGCGAATATGAAGTGTTCGACCGCAGCCTGGACGTGCAGATTTCGCGCTTGCGCAAACTGATCGAACCCGACCCGTCGAGCCCGCTGTTCATCCAGACCGTGTGGGGTCTCGGCTACGTCTTCATCCCGGACGGACAGCCGCGCTGA
- a CDS encoding flagellar assembly protein A: protein MSDDDTPVPDAAPAGGLPHGLVQRDEGVFLDLSLAPAQLRAAVDQLFQSGQLLAGLDYGLFLLTLFHAPVPRAAPKGDALLRIAVRVAPFPPPRRALYQQVKIRGDSAEFYFETLLADADGQVAARREFDELVADLWCKGVHYGIDSVAVRAMLASGKAERITVARVLPPQPGRDAQFVEVSQGIHRDDAPRERSDGRLDLLSFKNRFPQVKKHARLLRLLPGTPGLPGYDLAGKALPPPAPQELDLATVAGPGTAVEHFSDGNFLVATQDGYVNVDEHGKMAIENKIVSREGVSSRTTGNLKLRAAYEEYGEVQEQRQLDGSDITIHGDVYGHLHSHGGLILLHRNLVGGTAFNAHGDVRVEGVASGSVLQALSGEVHVKRAESCVIAGTRVVIDSASNCEIIADEVVIELAEGCAVAARTIRIGSAGPRKQVEMLLFPLVPDLSALEQKIAESLAKAAQFLQVQHKRQQEIDAIAQLPEVRNYLTLAGQLRRGELQLQPAQQLQYDKLAARIAPVLKEVARLRVEVKQSEILHAQMLALVEQVRQERQATAGQSRCSLGLVDGETTVRTLVVPPGPAKVYDRPPKEIKALLRSATPATQPVFADSTGSLDWTYQPPP from the coding sequence GTGAGCGACGACGACACACCGGTTCCGGATGCGGCACCCGCAGGCGGCTTGCCGCATGGCCTCGTCCAACGCGACGAGGGCGTGTTCCTGGACCTGTCGCTGGCGCCGGCGCAGCTGCGCGCCGCCGTCGACCAGCTGTTCCAGTCGGGCCAGTTGCTGGCCGGCCTCGATTACGGTTTGTTCCTGCTGACCTTGTTTCACGCCCCTGTCCCCCGCGCCGCGCCGAAGGGCGATGCCTTGCTGCGCATCGCCGTGCGCGTGGCGCCGTTCCCGCCTCCGCGCCGCGCGCTGTACCAACAGGTCAAGATCCGTGGCGACAGCGCCGAGTTTTACTTTGAAACCTTGCTTGCGGACGCGGATGGCCAGGTGGCGGCGCGCCGCGAGTTTGACGAGCTGGTGGCCGATCTGTGGTGCAAGGGCGTGCACTACGGTATCGATAGCGTGGCCGTGCGCGCCATGCTTGCCAGCGGCAAGGCCGAGCGCATCACGGTGGCGCGGGTACTGCCGCCGCAGCCGGGCCGGGACGCCCAGTTCGTTGAAGTGTCGCAAGGCATCCACCGCGACGATGCGCCGCGCGAACGCTCCGATGGCCGCCTGGATTTGCTCAGCTTCAAGAACCGCTTTCCGCAAGTGAAAAAACACGCGCGCCTGCTGCGTCTGCTGCCCGGTACGCCCGGCTTGCCCGGCTACGACCTGGCCGGCAAGGCGCTGCCGCCGCCCGCGCCGCAGGAACTGGACCTGGCCACAGTGGCGGGGCCAGGCACGGCGGTCGAGCATTTCAGCGATGGCAATTTCCTCGTTGCCACCCAGGATGGCTATGTGAATGTCGATGAGCACGGCAAGATGGCGATCGAAAACAAGATCGTCAGCCGCGAAGGCGTCAGCAGCCGCACCACGGGCAATCTGAAGCTGCGCGCCGCCTATGAGGAGTACGGCGAAGTGCAGGAGCAGCGCCAGCTCGACGGCAGCGATATCACCATCCATGGCGACGTGTATGGCCATCTGCACTCGCATGGCGGCTTGATCTTACTGCACCGCAACCTGGTGGGCGGCACGGCCTTCAATGCGCATGGCGACGTGCGCGTCGAGGGCGTCGCTTCCGGTTCTGTGCTGCAGGCGCTGAGCGGCGAAGTACACGTGAAGCGTGCGGAAAGCTGCGTCATCGCCGGCACGCGTGTGGTGATCGACAGCGCCAGCAATTGCGAGATCATCGCCGACGAGGTCGTCATCGAGCTGGCCGAAGGCTGCGCCGTGGCGGCGCGCACCATCCGCATCGGCAGCGCCGGTCCCCGCAAGCAGGTGGAGATGCTGCTGTTTCCCCTCGTACCCGACCTGAGTGCGCTGGAGCAAAAGATCGCCGAAAGCCTGGCGAAGGCGGCGCAATTCCTGCAGGTGCAGCACAAGCGCCAGCAGGAAATCGATGCCATCGCGCAATTGCCCGAGGTGCGCAATTACCTGACCCTGGCGGGCCAGCTGCGGCGCGGCGAATTGCAACTGCAGCCAGCGCAACAGCTGCAGTACGACAAGCTGGCCGCGCGCATCGCTCCCGTCCTGAAAGAGGTGGCGCGGCTGCGCGTGGAGGTAAAACAGTCGGAAATCCTGCACGCGCAGATGCTGGCGCTGGTGGAACAAGTACGCCAGGAGCGGCAAGCGACGGCGGGCCAGTCGCGCTGCAGCCTGGGCCTGGTCGATGGCGAGACGACGGTACGCACCCTGGTCGTGCCGCCCGGGCCGGCCAAGGTCTACGACCGGCCGCCGAAGGAAATCAAGGCCTTGCTGCGCAGCGCTACGCCGGCCACGCAGCCCGTATTCGCGGACAGCACGGGCAGCCTGGACTGGACCTATCAGCCGCCGCCGTAA